A DNA window from Tenuifilaceae bacterium CYCD contains the following coding sequences:
- a CDS encoding 2-dehydro-3-deoxyphosphooctonate aldolase, with protein sequence MNMNTLKSINGIKHLDSDNFFLLAGPCVVENEEITFEIAEKVKEITDKYRIPYIFKASYKKANRSKIDSFSGIGDEKALNILAEVRKRYGLPIVTDIHTSEEAAIAAKYVDVLQIPAFLCRQTELLIAAAKTGRVVNIKKGQFVSPESMKFAAQKIVDSGNNNVMLTDRGTQFGYQDLIVDFRGIPTMREFGFPVVVDVTHSLQQPNQTSGVTGGKPEMIETISRAAIACGADGLFMETHPKPEVALSDGANMLNLKYLENLLDHLVQIRQVIKNF encoded by the coding sequence ATGAATATGAATACATTAAAATCAATTAACGGTATAAAACATTTAGACTCAGACAATTTTTTCCTGCTTGCAGGCCCCTGCGTAGTTGAAAATGAAGAAATTACTTTCGAAATTGCCGAGAAAGTAAAAGAAATAACCGATAAATACAGAATTCCCTATATATTTAAAGCATCCTATAAAAAGGCAAATAGATCCAAAATAGATTCATTCTCTGGAATTGGTGACGAAAAAGCATTAAATATCCTTGCAGAGGTTAGAAAGCGTTATGGTTTGCCCATAGTCACCGATATACACACATCCGAAGAAGCAGCGATTGCAGCCAAATATGTTGATGTACTGCAAATTCCAGCTTTTTTGTGCAGGCAAACAGAACTCCTTATAGCTGCCGCAAAAACAGGTAGGGTCGTTAATATCAAAAAAGGCCAGTTCGTATCACCAGAATCAATGAAATTTGCTGCGCAAAAAATAGTGGATTCCGGAAACAACAATGTAATGCTAACCGATAGAGGAACTCAATTTGGCTACCAAGATCTAATTGTTGACTTTAGAGGAATTCCTACCATGCGAGAATTTGGTTTCCCCGTTGTGGTTGATGTAACACACTCCCTCCAGCAACCAAATCAAACATCAGGAGTAACTGGCGGAAAACCAGAAATGATCGAAACTATTTCTAGAGCAGCTATTGCGTGTGGTGCAGATGGATTATTTATGGAAACACACCCTAAGCCTGAAGTCGCACTATCGGATGGTGCTAATATGCTAAATTTAAAATACTTAGAGAATCTCCTTGATCATCTAGTTCAAATTCGTCAGGTGATCAAGAATTTTTAA
- a CDS encoding cardiolipin synthase, which translates to MILLNFFHDVILFNLSWILLVIYLITVVSTSAMVIHEKRDPAKTSTWVLLLILLPIIGLVFYIFFGQNRRKEKIFNRKGFQDLEQIEYLSRQQVTLFRRNRYNNNSKISNHLSIITLLLNNSKALLTEFNNISIFQNGQQAFDSIIDALYSATSSIHIEFYIINNDKIGNRIKNILVTKAKEGVKVRLIYDDVGSWSLPKKYINELREAGVEAYPFMEVKFPLLTSKVNYRNHRKIVVVDGAVAYLGGMNIADRYIEGSRKLGQWKDTLLQIEGEAVHSLQVIFLIDWYFVTGDILSNRTLYFPEARVSNYHPIQIVTSGPDSDWASIMQAFFHAISRATHHIYISSPYFIPNESILTALKTAALSGIDVRIILPGKSDSTVVYWSSLSFVSELLDAGIKVYLYQNGFDHSKILMIDGTFSSVGSANMDIRSFEDNFEVAAIIYDEPVTKALESSFMDTLIKCQIITIDNWNKRPIKNSYKEALARLISPLF; encoded by the coding sequence ATGATTTTGCTTAACTTTTTTCACGATGTAATTCTTTTTAACCTTTCATGGATACTGTTAGTAATTTACTTGATTACTGTTGTTTCCACGTCAGCAATGGTTATCCATGAAAAACGCGATCCCGCCAAAACTTCAACATGGGTTCTTCTGCTGATCCTTCTTCCAATTATTGGATTGGTATTTTATATCTTTTTTGGACAGAATAGGCGAAAGGAAAAGATTTTTAACCGGAAAGGTTTTCAGGATCTTGAGCAAATAGAGTACTTGAGTAGGCAACAGGTTACTTTATTCCGACGAAATAGGTATAATAATAATTCAAAAATATCGAATCATCTCAGTATTATAACGTTGCTACTTAATAATAGTAAAGCGCTACTAACCGAATTCAATAATATCTCTATTTTTCAAAATGGACAGCAAGCATTCGATTCAATAATCGATGCATTGTATTCGGCTACTAGTAGTATTCATATAGAATTTTACATCATTAATAATGATAAAATTGGCAATAGAATCAAGAACATTTTAGTCACCAAAGCAAAAGAAGGAGTTAAGGTTCGATTGATATATGATGATGTTGGGAGTTGGAGTTTGCCCAAAAAGTATATAAATGAATTGCGCGAGGCAGGTGTAGAGGCTTATCCTTTTATGGAGGTTAAATTTCCATTGCTAACAAGTAAGGTCAACTATCGGAATCACCGAAAAATAGTTGTTGTTGATGGTGCTGTTGCATACTTAGGGGGGATGAATATTGCCGATAGGTATATTGAGGGAAGCCGTAAACTGGGACAATGGAAGGATACGTTGCTTCAGATAGAAGGTGAGGCCGTACATTCCCTTCAAGTGATTTTTTTGATAGATTGGTATTTTGTTACAGGCGATATTCTAAGCAATCGCACATTATATTTTCCCGAGGCTAGGGTGTCAAATTATCACCCAATTCAAATTGTTACCAGTGGTCCTGATTCAGATTGGGCTAGTATAATGCAAGCATTTTTTCATGCTATATCTCGGGCCACACATCATATTTACATATCATCGCCATACTTTATTCCCAACGAGAGTATCTTAACCGCTCTAAAAACTGCAGCATTGAGTGGCATCGATGTTCGAATTATACTACCCGGCAAGTCCGATTCTACGGTGGTGTACTGGAGCTCTTTATCATTTGTGTCGGAATTGCTTGACGCTGGAATTAAGGTATACCTTTATCAGAATGGATTCGATCATTCTAAAATATTGATGATTGATGGAACATTCTCATCGGTAGGATCGGCCAATATGGATATCCGTAGCTTTGAGGATAATTTTGAAGTTGCAGCCATCATTTACGACGAGCCGGTTACCAAGGCGTTGGAATCATCGTTTATGGATACGTTAATTAAGTGCCAGATAATTACAATTGATAATTGGAATAAACGTCCAATAAAGAATAGCTATAAAGAAGCACTTGCAAGGTTGATTAGTCCTTTATTCTAA
- the susA_2 gene encoding neopullulanase SusA, translating into MIKFNLTSTLILLAMIANAQIVKRIEPLNWWVGMKNPNVQLMVYGQNISSAEVILIAEGVKIESTEKVENPNYLFLNLNIAENAKAGFIKIQFKLPKQKTQVISYELKQRIQGSADRKGFNNADVVYLIVPDRFSDGNSKIDSVKEMTETYNRMEPYGRHGGDLQGVINHLYYIGQLGATAIWMTPVLENNQPAWSYHGYAITDFYRIDPRIGDNDLFKQYVNIAHSKNLKVIKDMVFNHCGGEHWWMKDLPTKDWLNQFPEFTRTNYRIPTTFDPHSSKLDKDLMSDGWFDKHMPDLNQRNPFLAKYLIQNSIWWIEYANLDGIRVDTYPYCDKYFMSDWDKAILSEYPSFNIVGETWVNYPSWVAYWQKDANNPDGYNSSLPVVMDFPLMFAMKKAFDEEEGWDTGLARLYEILAHDFVYKNTNNLFIFLENHDNGRFHKDSSVAVGRLKLATAFLLTTRGIPQIYYGTEVLMDGDDAKGHSDIRKDFPGGWATDKHNAFTPEGRNKKQNEIWDYTSKILNWRKTATAVHNGKLTHFIPENGVYVYFRYNQQQTVMVILNNGYQPKVLDTARFNEFLGDKKSGIDIITDKSIDDLSKIQLSPRSAMIIELK; encoded by the coding sequence ATGATAAAATTTAACTTAACATCTACTTTAATTCTGTTGGCTATGATTGCTAATGCTCAAATAGTTAAACGGATTGAACCGTTGAATTGGTGGGTTGGAATGAAAAATCCAAATGTTCAACTGATGGTTTACGGACAAAACATCTCAAGTGCCGAGGTTATTCTAATTGCAGAAGGTGTAAAAATTGAGAGCACCGAAAAGGTCGAAAATCCTAACTACTTGTTTTTGAACCTTAATATTGCAGAGAATGCTAAGGCTGGTTTTATCAAAATTCAGTTTAAGTTGCCAAAACAAAAAACTCAGGTTATAAGCTATGAGTTAAAACAGCGCATTCAGGGTTCTGCCGACCGCAAAGGGTTTAATAATGCCGATGTTGTTTACCTTATTGTACCCGATAGGTTCTCCGATGGCAATTCAAAAATAGATTCGGTTAAGGAGATGACCGAGACGTATAATCGAATGGAGCCCTACGGCCGTCATGGAGGCGATTTGCAGGGTGTTATCAATCATCTCTATTATATAGGTCAGCTTGGCGCTACTGCAATCTGGATGACTCCAGTACTGGAGAATAACCAACCAGCATGGTCGTACCACGGGTATGCCATTACCGATTTTTACCGGATTGATCCTCGAATTGGCGATAATGATCTGTTCAAACAATACGTGAATATTGCTCATTCAAAGAATCTTAAGGTCATAAAAGATATGGTTTTCAACCATTGCGGTGGTGAGCATTGGTGGATGAAGGATTTACCCACTAAGGATTGGCTTAACCAGTTTCCAGAGTTCACCAGAACAAACTACCGTATTCCAACAACATTCGATCCCCATTCATCTAAATTGGATAAAGATCTAATGTCTGATGGCTGGTTCGACAAGCATATGCCCGATCTAAATCAGCGTAACCCTTTCTTGGCTAAGTATCTTATTCAGAATAGTATTTGGTGGATTGAGTATGCTAACCTCGATGGAATTAGAGTTGATACCTACCCGTATTGCGATAAATATTTCATGTCCGATTGGGATAAGGCTATACTTTCCGAATATCCTTCCTTTAATATTGTTGGTGAAACCTGGGTGAATTACCCATCGTGGGTAGCCTACTGGCAAAAGGATGCCAACAATCCCGATGGCTACAACTCTAGCCTGCCTGTGGTTATGGACTTCCCATTAATGTTTGCCATGAAAAAGGCTTTTGATGAGGAGGAGGGCTGGGATACCGGTTTAGCCCGTTTATACGAAATTCTGGCGCACGATTTTGTTTACAAGAATACCAATAATCTGTTCATTTTTCTCGAAAATCATGATAATGGTCGTTTTCACAAGGATTCATCAGTTGCCGTGGGGCGTTTAAAGTTGGCTACTGCATTTCTGCTAACAACCCGTGGTATTCCTCAAATATACTACGGCACCGAGGTACTTATGGATGGCGACGATGCCAAGGGGCATAGCGATATCCGTAAGGATTTTCCCGGAGGTTGGGCTACAGATAAGCATAATGCGTTTACACCTGAAGGCAGAAACAAAAAACAAAACGAGATTTGGGATTATACCTCAAAAATCCTGAATTGGAGAAAAACGGCCACAGCTGTACATAATGGTAAATTAACTCACTTTATTCCGGAGAATGGGGTTTATGTGTATTTCCGTTACAATCAGCAGCAAACTGTGATGGTAATCCTAAATAATGGTTATCAGCCAAAAGTACTCGATACAGCAAGGTTTAATGAATTTTTAGGTGATAAGAAATCTGGTATTGATATCATTACTGATAAAAGCATTGATGATTTATCTAAAATTCAGCTTTCACCTCGCTCGGCAATGATTATCGAATTGAAATAA